In a genomic window of Diadema setosum chromosome 3, eeDiaSeto1, whole genome shotgun sequence:
- the LOC140226676 gene encoding uncharacterized protein, which yields MAYVRVVTRPDFAAYTLFCLTVVLILGTATEGNVATDSCIAPTEDTCLKARSENSMHAQNSSSTVECTLLIRNKESMMAQLRNVFSKGAIFVYFKLDFNSTFTMYSNSSYVVDPLTWVLAVDGKGKLLLTYPFDFEQLSLGTLSYGVFHMNLTVAVPHNGCFQKGDDGIKRQIVALLVSELVQSVNDIRMNAEKESLVCFERQLTSEEFDLTGVYAIPLCTYYVFQGSTAYDCWLTNSDHFDSEPMRVRKHGWLGAILAVGFLLAFFSPLAASFFIRKNPPVMINGEQYVGLNSDLPLGLKHLLCFSLQDYSLIVVVRLMVYVSAFMLIPFLPFIISHAIRRDLFTQRSAVAYELLLSKNLVPFYFIIILNVIFLAIIVLFFALYLYDNKLISNYLVVEMADRRYFGFWKNMPENIWVPEKHGETLYIFMFTLLYRTQMAINPAVWIFFFYPVGTYIHSVFGGRGSDRMKNACRNIFTCLAILIVFPFAFLRVLFLLLLNSVPMLYILLFLSSKTLSNQVRASEITSALFILFLSFAIVFIFVAAFVYVAEVIGYTFIGFVLNSASAGPFFVAALTVTGYVIKATTTFYDKYCILLMRVMEAAKRVDSELASKQSQREESSGEETTWEQSKENYRYVRTVRRNRRNKKNVKVTLRGYKCRPQESIMEARDTILLKYKQHISVIPLRLFEDVVAKYQPMYLEVGSILLKLLVMVLVMTFGISTLVFIDGINDLPAVVEFFATAIVAGVIPTLTLILKSPAREENEGTANAEVLEAFLKDYASKDLKDDVRQRDN from the coding sequence ATGGCGTACGTCAGAGTCGTGACAAGACCGGATTTTGCGGCCTACACATTGTTTTGTCTGACTGTTGTATTGATACTCGGTACTGCTACTGAAGGAAATGTTGCCACTGATAGCTGTATTGCACCCACGGAAGACACATGCCTTAAGGCACGGTCTGAGAATAGCATGCACGCACAGAATTCGTCGTCTACTGTTGAATGCACTCTCCTAATTAGAAACAAAGAGAGCATGATGGCACAGTTACGAAATGTTTTTTCGAAGGGAGccatatttgtatatttcaaaTTGGATTTTAACAGTACTTTCACGATGTACTCGAACAGTTCATACGTGGTCGACCCTTTGACATGGGTTTTGGCCGTCGACGGGAAAGGGAAACTCTTGCTGACGTACCCATTTGACTTCGAGCAGTTATCTTTAGGGACGCTCAGCTACGGTGTCTTCCACATGAATTTGACTGTGGCAGTGCCTCATAATGGGTGCTTCCAAAAAGGCGATGATGGAATAAAGCGGCAGATTGTGGCGTTGCTCGTGTCAGAGCTCGTACAGTCTGTCAACGACATACGCATGAATGCTGAGAAGGAATCGCTTGTGTGCTTTGAGAGGCAGCTGACTTCTGAGGAGTTTGATTTGACTGGAGTCTACGCAATTCCTCTCTGTACCTACTATGTCTTTCAAGGCAGTACAGCCTATGACTGCTGGTTGACTAATAGCGATCATTTTGACTCTGAACCGATGAGGGTGAGGAAGCACGGATGGTTGGGGGCAATACTCGCAGTAGGTTTTCTTCTGGCCTTCTTCTCTCCCCTCGCAGCGAGTTTCTTCATTCGAAAAAATCCTCCTGTGATGATCAACGGTGAACAATATGTAGGTTTAAACTCAGATTTACCACTTGGACTAAAGCACCTCCTCTGCTTCAGTCTTCAGGACTATTCGCTGATCGTGGTTGTGCGTTTGATGGTCTACGTCAGTGCGTTCATGCTAATACCCTTCTTACCGTTCATCATTTCTCATGCCATACGCAGGGATTTGTTCACACAGCGCTCTGCCGTCGCGTATGAACTGCTCCTCAGCAAAAACTTGGtgcctttttatttcattatcatactAAACGTTATTTTCTTAGCCATCATCGTGCTGTTCTTTGCTCTCTATTTATACGATAACAAGTTAATTTCAAACTATCTTGTAGTCGAGATGGCCGATCGTCGTTATTTCGGCTTTTGGAAGAACATGCCCGAAAATATTTGGGTTCCTGAGAAGCATGGCGAGACTCTCTATATATTCATGTTCACTTTGTTGTACAGAACGCAGATGGCAATCAACCCAGCTGTATGGATTTTCTTCTTCTACCCGGTTGggacatacatacatagtgtTTTCGGTGGGCGAGGGAGCGACAGGATGAAAAATGCGTGTCGAAATATCTTCACATGCCTCGCCATTCTCATCGTTTTTCCCTTCGCTTTTTTGCGAGTCCTCTTCTTATTACTGTTAAATTCAGTCCCTATGCTATACATTCTGCTCTTTTTATCCTCGAAGACTCTCAGCAACCAGGTCAGGGCTTCCGAGATAACTAGTGCACTCTTCATCTTGTTCCTGTCATTTGCTATTGTTTTCATCTTCGTCGCGGCTTTTGTGTACGTGGCAGAGGTAATTGGTTACACCTTCATCGGCTTCGTGTTGAATTCCGCCTCTGCAGGGCCCTTCTTTGTGGCGGCTTTGACCGTCACGGGGTACGTCATCAAAGCCACGACGACCTTCTACGACAAATATTGCATTCTCCTCATGCGCGTCATGGAAGCTGCGAAGCGCGTCGACTCGGAGTTGGCGTCGAAGCAGAGTCAACGAGAGGAAAGCTCGGGTGAAGAGACAACGTGGGAACAGAGCAAGGAAAATTATCGCTACGTGAGGACCGTCCGACGGAACAGAAGGAACAAGAAGAACGTGAAAGTAACATTGAGAGGATACAAATGCAGACCACAAGAGTCAATCATGGAGGCAAGGGACACTATTTTGTTAAAGTATAAGCAACATATTTCCGTCATTCCCCTCCGTCTCTTCGAAGATGTCGTGGCGAAATATCAGCCGATGTACCTTGAGGTCGGGTCCATTTTGCTAAAGCTGCTAGTAATGGTCCTCGTGATGACATTCGGAATCTCTACACTCGTCTTCATCGACGGTATCAACGATCTTCCAGCTGTCGTAGAGTTCTTCGCTACCGCCATCGTTGCTGGTGTTATACCCACTCTGACGTTGATCCTGAAGTCGCCAGCTAGAGAGGAAAATGAAGGAACTGCAAACGCTGAAGTATTGGAGGCTTTCTTGAAGGACTATGCAAGTAAGGATCTAAAGGATGACGTTCGACAGCGTGATAACTGA